A portion of the Microlunatus phosphovorus NM-1 genome contains these proteins:
- a CDS encoding L-threonylcarbamoyladenylate synthase, which translates to MPTNQSYAQVAEVLESGGVALVPTDTVYGLAALPSIAAAGARIFDLKGRAYDKNLPFLVDSISDIRGLGAALSPAAVRLIDSDYMPGPLTLALGFDVSLPRPTWLQGRIEVAVRIPADRELRWLIRRVGPLLCTSANASGSAVLQSVDEILPTLSGEPDIVVDGGSRSSVASTLVNCRPDPPVVEREGAIPAETILEVLRGE; encoded by the coding sequence TTGCCGACCAACCAGAGTTATGCGCAGGTTGCGGAAGTTCTCGAGTCCGGCGGCGTTGCGCTCGTCCCGACCGACACCGTGTACGGGTTGGCCGCGCTGCCTTCGATAGCGGCGGCCGGCGCACGCATCTTCGATCTCAAAGGACGCGCGTACGACAAGAACCTCCCGTTTCTGGTGGATTCGATCTCGGATATTCGGGGGCTCGGTGCCGCCTTGTCGCCCGCGGCGGTGCGACTGATCGATTCCGACTACATGCCGGGTCCGCTGACGCTCGCGCTGGGTTTTGATGTCAGCCTTCCTCGGCCGACGTGGCTGCAGGGACGAATCGAGGTTGCCGTCCGGATCCCGGCGGATCGAGAGCTTCGCTGGCTGATACGCAGAGTGGGGCCTCTTTTGTGCACCAGCGCCAATGCCAGCGGTAGTGCTGTGCTGCAGTCGGTGGATGAGATTTTGCCAACCCTGTCCGGCGAGCCGGACATCGTGGTTGATGGCGGATCTCGTTCGAGTGTTGCCTCAACTCTGGTGAATTGCCGACCTGATCCACCGGTGGTCGAGCGGGAAGGCGCCATCCCGGCGGAAACCATCTTGGAGGTACTACGTGGTGAGTGA
- a CDS encoding L-threonylcarbamoyladenylate synthase, with translation MKLVDQGGFVLAPSDTCYSVAMVPWSKETRDQINAMLSRPTNWPVSVAFRSIAHAKQHVRMSMAVVSLLEKYTPGPLTVVCPSNPTGPGRDFAYSAVGSSDATIGVRIPDSILERELAGLHAYGVTSVAVRDQAGHEVRDFVAAMQLIHPDATLSRKSGWIAIQGDDSGFSAQHSTVIRVGKSGGLDVLRPGDIAEDDIRATLDSLPSMAFRYE, from the coding sequence GTGAAATTGGTCGACCAGGGTGGCTTCGTCTTGGCGCCCAGCGACACCTGTTACTCCGTGGCTATGGTGCCCTGGAGCAAGGAAACCCGTGACCAGATCAACGCCATGTTATCCCGCCCGACGAACTGGCCGGTCTCGGTCGCATTCCGATCGATCGCTCACGCGAAGCAGCATGTCCGCATGAGTATGGCGGTCGTGAGCTTGCTGGAGAAATATACCCCAGGTCCACTCACGGTTGTTTGTCCCTCGAACCCGACCGGCCCCGGTCGAGACTTCGCCTATTCCGCAGTCGGATCTTCGGATGCCACGATCGGAGTGAGGATTCCTGACTCGATTCTGGAGCGTGAGCTTGCCGGGTTGCACGCCTACGGGGTGACCAGTGTCGCCGTACGGGACCAGGCCGGTCACGAGGTTCGCGATTTTGTCGCTGCTATGCAGTTGATCCACCCGGACGCAACGCTGAGTCGCAAAAGCGGCTGGATCGCTATTCAAGGAGATGATTCTGGATTCTCCGCGCAACACTCGACAGTAATTCGCGTCGGGAAGTCTGGAGGATTGGATGTGCTTCGGCCGGGCGACATAGCCGAAGATGACATCCGCGCCACCCTCGATTCGCTTCCGTCCATGGCATTTCGATATGAGTGA
- the tsaE gene encoding tRNA (adenosine(37)-N6)-threonylcarbamoyltransferase complex ATPase subunit type 1 TsaE, whose product MSAEPELEDDLGDRLGTRGMKRVLTAHTRQDTTRYAQFLAAQLVPGDVVLLEGPLGSGKTAIVQDIAAAIGESAIPNSPTFILANLYDGGRLRLIHCDLYRLADLKEFMDLGVVDYMEDSVTIVEWGSMLRARFPDHLHIEIVPLVEEEARELRLSSASDRWIKVLEAMEFGTLAVMS is encoded by the coding sequence GTGAGCGCCGAACCCGAGTTGGAAGACGATCTCGGCGATCGCCTGGGCACGCGGGGGATGAAACGCGTCCTCACGGCGCACACCCGGCAGGACACGACCCGTTACGCGCAGTTCCTGGCCGCCCAACTGGTGCCAGGTGATGTCGTGTTGCTCGAAGGTCCGCTGGGATCCGGTAAGACCGCCATCGTGCAGGATATCGCCGCGGCGATCGGGGAAAGCGCCATTCCCAACAGCCCGACCTTCATTCTCGCGAATCTTTACGATGGTGGCCGCCTGCGATTGATCCACTGTGATCTCTATCGATTGGCAGACCTGAAAGAATTCATGGACCTAGGCGTCGTCGATTACATGGAGGATTCGGTCACAATTGTAGAATGGGGAAGCATGCTTCGCGCCAGATTCCCTGATCATTTGCATATTGAGATCGTGCCGCTGGTCGAGGAAGAGGCTCGCGAACTGCGGCTCAGCTCAGCCTCCGATCGTTGGATCAAAGTCCTCGAGGCGATGGAATTCGGGACGCTCGCGGTGATGTCATGA
- the prmC gene encoding peptide chain release factor N(5)-glutamine methyltransferase, protein MLWHRPSVGEKPTARELVKHAAEQLRAAGVPSPENDARLLLSHVLGEDPGLWWSRREVEPADVQTYDLLVARRAERIPLQHLTGVSYFGNVELRVGPGVFIPRPETETMMAWACAELRSRQADSARPQLAVDLCTGSGAIALSLAKEVPAAEIYAVELSADALSWAEQNLAGTEVRLVQADMADALSELDGTVDVVTANPPYVPLEAYDSVAVEARDHDPSLALFSGMDGLDAIRIVTKVAARLLRPGGVLTFEHAEVQAESAPQVVLDSEHFAQIRDRTDLTGRPRFVTAVRNGRTLAGWDE, encoded by the coding sequence GTGCTGTGGCACCGGCCGAGCGTGGGTGAGAAGCCGACCGCCCGGGAGCTGGTGAAGCACGCCGCCGAGCAGTTGCGCGCCGCCGGTGTACCCAGCCCGGAGAATGACGCGCGGCTGTTGTTGTCCCATGTCCTGGGTGAGGACCCGGGCCTGTGGTGGAGCCGCCGCGAGGTCGAGCCCGCCGACGTGCAGACGTACGACCTGCTGGTCGCCCGGCGGGCGGAACGGATTCCACTCCAGCACCTGACGGGTGTGTCGTACTTCGGCAACGTGGAACTCCGCGTCGGACCGGGCGTCTTCATTCCGCGGCCGGAGACCGAGACCATGATGGCGTGGGCGTGCGCCGAGCTCCGATCGCGCCAAGCCGACTCGGCTCGACCTCAGTTGGCCGTGGATCTGTGCACCGGCTCCGGAGCCATCGCGCTGTCCTTGGCCAAAGAGGTCCCCGCAGCTGAGATCTATGCCGTCGAGTTGTCCGCCGACGCCTTGTCATGGGCCGAGCAGAATCTGGCCGGCACTGAGGTACGGCTGGTGCAGGCCGATATGGCTGACGCGCTGTCGGAGCTCGACGGCACCGTCGATGTGGTGACCGCGAACCCGCCGTACGTCCCCTTGGAGGCATACGACTCCGTCGCGGTGGAGGCTCGCGACCACGATCCGAGTCTGGCGCTGTTCTCCGGAATGGACGGACTGGATGCCATCAGGATCGTGACCAAGGTCGCCGCCCGGCTCCTCCGGCCCGGAGGTGTGTTGACCTTCGAGCATGCCGAGGTGCAGGCGGAGAGTGCGCCGCAGGTCGTGCTCGACAGCGAGCACTTCGCGCAGATCCGCGACCGCACCGATTTGACCGGTCGACCTCGGTTTGTCACCGCCGTCCGGAACGGTCGCACTCTGGCAGGATGGGACGAGTGA
- the prfA gene encoding peptide chain release factor 1 → MSEFESARGLQAEFAELEKALADPAVHADLARARKVGRRYAELTPIIKALTEYESLTDDLTAARELALEDESFAEEAAELETRLGPVTERLTRLLAPRDPNDSSDALLEIKSGEGGEESALFAGDLLNMYTRYAAIRGWKIEVLDAQETDLGGFKSVTVAIKASSVGEPDQMPYGVLKFEGGVHRVQRVPVTESQGRVHTSAAGVLVMPEIEESEGVEIDENDLRIDVYRSSGPGGQGVNTTDSAVRITHLPSGIVVSCQNERSQLQNREQAMRMLRARLTAAAEEAAAQEASAARRSQVRTVDRSERIRTYNYPENRIADHRIGYKAYNLDQVLNGDLQAVVDALQQADTAERLAGGGV, encoded by the coding sequence GTGTCCGAGTTCGAGTCGGCAAGGGGCTTGCAGGCAGAGTTCGCCGAGCTGGAGAAGGCGTTGGCCGATCCGGCCGTGCACGCTGATCTCGCTCGAGCCCGCAAGGTCGGCCGCCGCTATGCCGAGCTGACCCCGATCATCAAGGCCCTCACCGAGTACGAGTCGCTGACCGACGACCTCACCGCGGCTCGCGAACTGGCGTTGGAGGACGAGTCGTTTGCCGAGGAGGCAGCCGAGCTGGAGACCCGGCTCGGCCCGGTCACCGAGCGGCTCACCCGACTGCTCGCGCCGCGTGACCCCAACGACTCCTCCGACGCGCTGCTGGAGATCAAGTCCGGCGAGGGCGGCGAGGAGTCCGCACTGTTCGCCGGCGACCTGTTGAACATGTACACCCGATACGCCGCCATCCGTGGCTGGAAGATCGAGGTGCTCGACGCCCAGGAGACCGATCTGGGGGGCTTCAAGTCCGTCACGGTCGCCATCAAGGCGTCGTCGGTGGGCGAGCCGGATCAGATGCCGTACGGAGTGCTGAAGTTCGAAGGCGGCGTGCACCGGGTGCAGCGGGTGCCGGTGACCGAGTCGCAGGGCCGCGTCCACACCTCCGCCGCGGGCGTGTTGGTGATGCCGGAGATCGAGGAGTCCGAGGGCGTCGAGATCGACGAGAACGACCTGCGGATCGACGTCTACCGTTCCTCGGGTCCAGGCGGCCAGGGGGTGAACACCACCGATTCGGCAGTCCGGATCACCCATCTGCCAAGCGGCATCGTGGTCTCCTGCCAGAACGAGCGGTCACAATTGCAGAACCGCGAGCAAGCGATGCGGATGCTGCGGGCGCGGCTGACGGCTGCGGCTGAGGAGGCGGCAGCCCAGGAGGCATCCGCTGCGCGCAGGTCGCAGGTGCGTACGGTCGACCGCTCGGAACGGATCAGGACCTACAACTACCCGGAGAACCGGATCGCCGACCACCGGATCGGCTACAAGGCCTACAACCTCGACCAGGTGCTGAACGGTGACCTGCAAGCCGTGGTCGACGCCTTGCAGCAGGCCGACACTGCTGAACGACTGGCAGGCGGAGGTGTCTGA
- the rpmE gene encoding 50S ribosomal protein L31, with the protein MKPDIHPRYVETQVTCTCGNTFTTRSTSPDGIIRADVCSACHPFYTGKQKILDTGGRVARFEKRYAKKQPAAKKK; encoded by the coding sequence ATGAAGCCAGACATTCATCCGCGGTATGTGGAGACCCAGGTGACCTGTACCTGCGGCAACACGTTCACCACCCGCAGCACCTCGCCCGACGGCATCATCCGTGCCGACGTGTGCTCGGCCTGCCACCCGTTCTACACCGGCAAGCAGAAGATCCTCGACACCGGTGGTCGGGTCGCTCGCTTCGAGAAGCGGTACGCGAAGAAGCAGCCCGCAGCCAAGAAGAAGTAG
- the rho gene encoding transcription termination factor Rho: MTDIAEAQAAPAAESGERRRRKGTGLDAMVLPELKQVAQGLGVKTSGLRKGQLIDAIRAAQTGDGAGAAGGSKDGAGAKDATATNGARRKRAPRASQPANDNQPTIDAVGEAIQRTAESRGQRTQQATEQPRTEQAGEPQNREPQNREPQNREAERATGGGTSGRQRQDNREAVSTDNRPADTSPAESRANETRGNETQGGDGRANDNRGNESRTDNRGGNDRNGAGRDQQSRDQQGRDQQNRDQQNRQSRTGDNRGNDNRANDNRGNDNNRDDDDGGGRRSRRRRSRDRQNRRNNRGGGMDRYESEPVVAEDDVLAPINGILDVLDNYAFVRTSGYLPGSDDAYVSLSMVKKLGLRKGDIVSGAIRTPRDGERKEKFNPLVRVDSINGRPPEEARNRPEFGKLTPLYPQERLKLETTPNQLMGRIIDLLSPIGKGQRGLIVSPPKAGKTMAMQTIANAIATNNPEVHLMVVLVDERPEEVTDFQRTVKGEVISSTFDRPADDHTTVAELAIERAKRLVEMGHDVVVLLDGITRLSRAYNIAAPASGRILSGGVDSAALYPPKKFFGAARNIEHGGSLTILATALIETGSKMDEVIFEEFKGTGNMELRLRREFADKRIFPAIDVDASSTRREELLMSREELNIIWKLRRVLSGGENLQGLEMLLDRLRKTGSNHEFLLAITKSIPQRGE; encoded by the coding sequence GTGACAGATATCGCCGAAGCGCAGGCAGCCCCCGCCGCAGAGTCCGGGGAGCGCCGTCGGCGCAAGGGCACCGGGCTTGATGCGATGGTGCTGCCGGAATTGAAGCAAGTAGCCCAAGGCCTGGGGGTGAAGACCTCCGGCCTGCGGAAGGGCCAGCTGATCGACGCCATCCGCGCCGCCCAGACCGGTGATGGTGCGGGCGCGGCTGGCGGCTCCAAGGACGGGGCCGGCGCCAAGGACGCGACGGCGACCAACGGGGCTCGGCGCAAGCGGGCTCCGCGGGCCAGCCAGCCGGCCAACGACAATCAGCCGACGATCGACGCGGTCGGCGAGGCCATCCAGCGCACCGCCGAGAGCCGCGGGCAGCGGACGCAGCAGGCAACTGAGCAGCCGCGTACGGAGCAGGCAGGCGAGCCTCAGAACCGCGAGCCTCAGAACCGCGAGCCTCAGAACCGCGAAGCCGAGCGCGCGACCGGTGGCGGGACCTCTGGCCGGCAGCGGCAGGACAACCGCGAGGCGGTCTCGACGGACAACCGGCCTGCCGACACCAGCCCCGCGGAGAGCCGGGCCAATGAGACTCGGGGCAATGAGACCCAGGGTGGTGACGGCCGGGCCAACGACAATCGGGGCAACGAGAGCCGCACCGACAACCGGGGCGGCAACGATCGCAACGGTGCCGGCCGGGATCAGCAGAGCAGAGACCAGCAAGGTCGGGATCAGCAGAACCGCGACCAGCAGAACCGGCAGAGCCGCACCGGTGACAACCGTGGCAACGACAACCGGGCCAACGACAATCGCGGCAACGACAACAACCGCGATGACGACGACGGTGGCGGTCGGCGGAGCCGACGGCGTCGCAGTCGCGACCGCCAGAACCGCCGCAACAATCGCGGCGGCGGCATGGACCGCTACGAGTCCGAGCCGGTCGTCGCCGAGGACGACGTCCTCGCACCGATCAACGGCATCCTCGACGTCCTCGACAACTATGCCTTCGTGCGGACCTCGGGCTACCTGCCGGGCTCGGACGACGCGTACGTGTCGCTGTCGATGGTGAAGAAGCTCGGACTGCGCAAGGGTGACATCGTCTCCGGCGCCATCCGTACCCCGCGGGACGGCGAGCGCAAGGAGAAGTTCAACCCGCTGGTCCGGGTCGACTCGATCAACGGTCGGCCGCCGGAGGAGGCACGCAACCGGCCGGAGTTCGGGAAGCTGACCCCGCTCTATCCGCAGGAGCGGCTGAAGCTGGAGACCACCCCGAACCAGCTGATGGGCCGGATCATCGATCTGCTGTCGCCGATCGGCAAGGGTCAGCGCGGTCTGATCGTGTCGCCGCCCAAGGCCGGCAAGACGATGGCCATGCAGACCATCGCGAACGCGATCGCGACCAACAATCCGGAAGTCCACCTGATGGTCGTGCTGGTCGACGAGCGGCCCGAGGAGGTCACCGACTTCCAGCGGACCGTCAAGGGCGAGGTCATCTCCTCGACCTTCGACCGACCGGCCGACGACCACACCACCGTCGCCGAATTGGCGATCGAGCGGGCCAAGCGCCTGGTCGAGATGGGCCACGACGTCGTCGTGCTGCTGGATGGCATCACCCGCCTCAGCCGGGCGTACAACATCGCCGCTCCCGCCAGCGGGCGGATCCTGTCCGGCGGCGTGGACTCCGCGGCGCTCTACCCGCCGAAGAAGTTCTTCGGCGCGGCCCGCAACATCGAGCATGGCGGCTCGCTCACCATCTTGGCCACCGCCTTGATCGAGACCGGCTCGAAGATGGACGAGGTGATCTTCGAGGAGTTCAAGGGCACCGGCAACATGGAGCTCCGGCTGCGTCGCGAGTTCGCCGACAAGCGGATCTTCCCGGCCATCGACGTGGACGCCTCCAGCACTCGCCGCGAAGAGTTGCTGATGAGCCGCGAGGAGTTGAACATCATCTGGAAACTCCGCCGGGTGCTGTCGGGCGGGGAGAATCTGCAGGGTCTGGAGATGCTGCTGGACCGGCTCCGCAAGACCGGCAGCAACCACGAGTTCCTGCTGGCCATCACCAAGTCCATCCCCCAGCGGGGGGAGTAA
- the thrB gene encoding homoserine kinase has translation MSLPAGREVVVEVPATSANLGPGFDCFGLSLDWYERVTVRTELSGYHLEVTGEGADQVPRDESHLIIRSALLGLADLGAAVSGLGLTCHNTIPHGRGLGSSSAAIVAGLVAARGLAGLEPDREWTLRHATAIEGHPDNVAAAIYGGFVLAYEGRDGVAVVNAPVADELALASFTPSVAVATKAARALLPERVPHVDAAANAARAALLVEAIGGRPELLWEATRDWLHQEYRRPAMPKSLELLTQLRSNGLAAVISGAGPTVLILGTKTELDAAETAGWVPGADGFRVRRGRVGSGARVADVIG, from the coding sequence ATGAGCCTCCCGGCTGGGCGCGAGGTCGTCGTCGAGGTGCCGGCGACCAGCGCGAACCTCGGTCCAGGGTTCGACTGCTTCGGACTGTCCCTCGACTGGTACGAGCGCGTCACCGTGCGTACGGAGCTGAGTGGCTATCATCTCGAGGTCACCGGTGAAGGCGCGGACCAGGTGCCGCGTGATGAGTCGCATCTGATCATCCGCTCGGCGCTGCTCGGTCTTGCCGACCTCGGCGCCGCGGTGTCCGGTCTGGGCCTGACCTGCCACAACACGATCCCGCACGGGCGTGGCCTGGGGTCCTCCTCCGCTGCCATCGTGGCCGGACTGGTCGCGGCGCGCGGGCTGGCCGGTCTGGAGCCGGATCGGGAATGGACGTTGCGACACGCCACCGCGATCGAAGGGCATCCGGACAACGTCGCGGCGGCCATCTACGGCGGGTTCGTGCTCGCCTACGAGGGACGCGACGGGGTGGCCGTGGTGAACGCCCCGGTGGCAGACGAGCTGGCCCTGGCGTCGTTCACACCGTCGGTGGCGGTCGCTACCAAGGCGGCCCGGGCTCTGCTGCCCGAGCGGGTGCCGCACGTGGACGCGGCGGCCAATGCCGCGCGGGCCGCCCTACTGGTGGAGGCCATCGGCGGGCGACCCGAGTTGTTGTGGGAGGCCACCCGAGACTGGCTGCATCAGGAGTACCGACGGCCGGCGATGCCGAAGTCGTTGGAGCTGCTGACCCAGTTGCGCAGCAACGGCCTGGCCGCGGTGATCAGTGGAGCCGGGCCAACGGTGCTCATACTCGGCACGAAGACGGAGCTGGACGCTGCCGAGACCGCCGGCTGGGTGCCCGGTGCGGACGGTTTCCGGGTTCGACGAGGGCGCGTAGGCAGCGGTGCTCGGGTAGCCGACGTGATTGGGTAA
- the thrC gene encoding threonine synthase, giving the protein MVAHRAAPRQGVIDRYRSWLPVTDSTPVVTLGEGTTPLVRANVLSAELSCEVWLKVEGANPTGSFKDRGMTVAVSVAAGEGARAVVCASTGNTSASAAAYASRGGLKPIVLLPAGRIAAGKLAQAIMHGAQVVQVEGNFDDCLRLARALADSYPVALVNSVNPVRIEGQKTAAFEVVDDLGNAPDLHVLPVGNGGNISAYWRGYVEYATAGQATRRPRMWAFQAAGAAPLVLGHPVPNPETVATAIRIGDPASTTLAIAAKEESGGRFGAVTDQEILAAQGFLASREGVFVEPASAAGVAGLRQLSQRGEVDPGQQIVITVTGHGLKDIDTALSGRSIQAEVVAAELTKVAAACGLAG; this is encoded by the coding sequence ATGGTGGCCCACCGGGCTGCACCGCGACAGGGTGTGATCGACCGGTATCGGTCGTGGCTGCCGGTGACCGACTCGACCCCGGTGGTCACCCTCGGTGAGGGCACCACCCCGCTCGTCCGGGCGAACGTGCTGTCCGCCGAGCTCAGCTGTGAGGTCTGGCTCAAGGTCGAGGGCGCCAATCCGACCGGCTCGTTCAAGGACCGCGGCATGACTGTGGCCGTGAGTGTGGCGGCCGGTGAGGGTGCCCGAGCCGTGGTCTGTGCCTCCACCGGCAACACGTCGGCGTCGGCGGCGGCGTACGCCTCCCGCGGCGGACTGAAACCGATCGTGTTGTTGCCGGCGGGTCGGATCGCGGCCGGGAAACTGGCTCAGGCGATCATGCACGGCGCGCAGGTGGTGCAGGTCGAGGGCAATTTCGACGATTGCCTCCGGCTGGCCCGCGCACTCGCCGACAGCTATCCGGTGGCGCTGGTCAACTCCGTCAATCCGGTGCGGATCGAGGGGCAGAAGACGGCAGCTTTCGAGGTCGTCGACGATCTCGGTAATGCACCGGACCTCCATGTGTTGCCGGTCGGCAACGGCGGCAACATCTCGGCCTACTGGCGCGGCTACGTGGAGTACGCCACGGCCGGACAGGCGACCAGACGACCCCGGATGTGGGCCTTCCAGGCTGCCGGCGCGGCGCCGCTGGTGCTGGGCCATCCGGTGCCGAACCCGGAGACCGTGGCGACCGCGATCCGGATCGGAGATCCGGCCTCGACCACGCTGGCGATCGCCGCCAAAGAGGAGTCCGGTGGCCGTTTCGGTGCCGTCACCGATCAGGAGATCCTCGCGGCACAGGGTTTCCTGGCCTCTCGGGAAGGGGTCTTCGTGGAGCCAGCCTCGGCCGCCGGTGTAGCCGGACTGCGACAGCTGAGCCAACGTGGCGAGGTCGATCCCGGGCAGCAGATCGTGATCACCGTGACCGGCCATGGGCTCAAGGACATCGACACCGCTCTTTCGGGGCGCTCGATCCAGGCCGAGGTGGTGGCTGCAGAGCTGACCAAGGTCGCGGCCGCCTGCGGTCTGGCTGGATGA
- a CDS encoding homoserine dehydrogenase has product MTTTTEPAARPQSDGQPMPPLRVALLGCGTVGSEVARLLTDSADDLHARIGRRLELVGIAVRRLNRTREGIDPALFTTDAAALVARSDVDLVIEVIGGIEPARSLILSALQHGASVVTANKALLAEDGGTLFAAAEQAGVDLYFEAAVAGAIPIVRPLRESLVGDEITSVIGIVNGTTNYILDKMDTEGAGFSETLADAQTLGYAEADPTADVEGFDAAAKAAILASLAFHSRVTAADVYREGISEVTTSDIASARAIGSVVKLLAICELSDAEGDNGQRRVSVRVHPAMIPRSHPLASVGGAYNAVFVESRSAGRLMFYGPGAGGSPTASAVLGDLVTVARNRVRGAAGPGESSYAARPVSPIDDVVTRYHISLEVADVTGVLASIATCFAEHGVSIQTVRQQGRGSDAQLVIVTHRARDAALSATVRALRSLEAVREVASVMRVEGEG; this is encoded by the coding sequence GTGACGACGACCACCGAGCCGGCCGCGCGCCCACAGTCGGACGGGCAGCCGATGCCACCGCTGCGGGTCGCGCTGCTGGGGTGCGGCACCGTGGGCTCGGAGGTGGCCCGGCTGCTCACCGACTCCGCCGACGACCTGCATGCCCGGATCGGCAGGCGGCTGGAGCTGGTCGGCATCGCCGTGCGCCGGCTGAACCGGACGCGCGAGGGGATCGACCCGGCTCTGTTCACCACCGATGCGGCGGCGCTGGTAGCGCGTTCTGACGTGGACCTGGTGATCGAGGTGATCGGCGGAATCGAGCCGGCCCGATCGCTGATCTTGAGCGCGCTGCAGCACGGTGCCTCGGTCGTGACCGCCAACAAGGCGTTGCTGGCCGAGGACGGCGGCACACTGTTCGCTGCCGCCGAGCAGGCCGGCGTCGACCTCTATTTCGAGGCCGCGGTGGCGGGCGCGATCCCGATCGTGCGCCCACTACGCGAGTCGTTGGTCGGAGACGAGATCACCTCGGTGATCGGGATAGTGAACGGCACCACCAACTACATCCTGGACAAGATGGACACCGAGGGCGCCGGCTTCTCCGAGACCCTCGCCGACGCGCAGACGCTGGGCTATGCCGAGGCCGATCCGACCGCTGATGTCGAGGGTTTCGATGCCGCCGCGAAAGCTGCGATCCTGGCCAGCCTCGCGTTCCACAGCCGGGTCACCGCCGCCGATGTCTATCGGGAGGGGATCTCCGAGGTCACCACGTCCGACATCGCCTCGGCCCGGGCAATCGGCTCGGTAGTCAAGCTGTTGGCCATCTGCGAACTGTCCGACGCCGAGGGCGATAACGGTCAGCGCCGGGTCTCGGTGCGCGTGCACCCGGCGATGATCCCGCGCAGTCATCCGCTGGCCTCGGTCGGCGGTGCCTACAACGCGGTGTTCGTGGAGTCTCGTTCAGCTGGTCGGCTGATGTTCTACGGGCCAGGAGCCGGTGGCTCGCCCACCGCCAGCGCGGTGCTCGGAGACCTGGTGACGGTGGCCCGCAACCGGGTCCGGGGTGCAGCGGGCCCGGGGGAGTCCAGCTATGCGGCGCGTCCGGTGAGCCCGATCGACGATGTGGTGACTCGCTACCACATCTCCCTCGAGGTGGCCGATGTCACCGGTGTGCTGGCCAGCATCGCGACCTGTTTCGCCGAGCACGGCGTCTCGATCCAGACTGTACGGCAGCAGGGGCGCGGCTCCGACGCCCAACTGGTGATCGTCACCCACCGGGCTCGGGACGCGGCGCTCTCGGCGACGGTCCGGGCGCTGCGCTCGCTCGAGGCGGTACGCGAGGTGGCCAGTGTGATGCGGGTAGAAGGGGAGGGATGA